A region from the Capra hircus breed San Clemente chromosome X unlocalized genomic scaffold, ASM170441v1, whole genome shotgun sequence genome encodes:
- the LOC102169573 gene encoding histone H2B-like, with the protein MENGGAAVWKPSSDSHEEDVITIDTSTSETEPSETEMAKAETSKPEPYDAEPRKAKQKTAKGRRCRRRRCRQGNFSSFATYFPRVLKQVHTGLSLSRESVNVLDSFVKDMFERIAEEAGRLAHSNKRCTIMTEDIQTSVRLLLPGELGKYATSEATKSVIRYHLCR; encoded by the coding sequence ATGGAGAATGGTGGCGCTGCCGTGTGGAAACCGTCCTCTGACAGCCATGAGGAAGACGTGATCACTATAGACACCAGCACGTCTGAAACTGAGCCCTCTGAAACGGAGATGGCGAAAGCAGAGACCTCCAAACCAGAGCCGTATGATGCGGAACCAAGAAAGGCGAAGCAGAAGACAGCTAAGGGCCGCCGTTGCCGTCGCCGCCGCTGCCGTCAGGGCAATTTCTCAAGCTTTGCTACCTATTTCCCTAGGGTGCTGAAGCAAGTACATACAGGCCTGAGTCTTTCCCGTGAGTCCGTGAACGTCCTGGATTCGTTTGTGAAAGATATGTTCGAGCGGATTGCCGAAGAGGCCGGGCGCCTGGCCCACAGCAACAAGCGCTGCACCATCATGACCGAAGACATCCAGACATCTGTGCGTCTTCTGTTGCCTGGGGAGCTCGGCAAGTATGCCACGTCCGAGGCCACCAAGTCAGTCATCAGATACCACCTCTGCAGATGA
- the LOC108634442 gene encoding late histone H2B.L4-like, with product MAQPSSDNSEEDLGTNEAGTSKIEPSEMESSETETSETEPSDTETSETEPSEPEPYDAEPKKAKQKTAKGCRRRRRRHLNNFASFATYFPRVLRQVHTGLSLSHEAMNVMDSFVKDMFEQIAEEAGSLARSNKHCTITSGEIQTAVSLLLPGEIGKYAVSEATKSVIRYNTRR from the coding sequence ATGGCTCAGCCATCCTCTGACAACTCTGAGGAAGACCTGGGCACCAATGAAGCCGGAACCTCCAAAATAGAGCCCTCTGAAATGGAGTCCTCTGAAACAGAGACCTCAGAAACGGAGCCCTCTGACACAGAGACCTCGGAAACCGAGCCCTCCGAACCAGAGCCCTATGATGCTGAGCCAAAGAAGGCGAAACAGAAGACAGCTAagggctgccgccgccgccgccgccgccatctgAACAACTTTGCAAGCTTCGCCACATATTTCCCCAGGGTGCTGAGGCAAGTGCACACCGGCCTGAGTCTCTCTCACGAGGCCATGAACGTCATGGATTCGTTCGTGAAGGATATGTTTGAGCAGATCGCCGAAGAGGCCGGGAGCCTGGCCCGCTCCAACAAGCACTGCACCATCACGAGTGGGGAGATCCAGACAGCCGTGAGTCTTCTCTTGCCTGGGGAGATCGGCAAGTACGCAGTGTCCGAGGCCACCAAGTCGGTCATCAGATACAACACCCGCAGATGA